In a single window of the Arthrobacter sp. StoSoilA2 genome:
- a CDS encoding DUF4232 domain-containing protein translates to MWTQRIKTGLVTTTAAASLLLLAACGPSPSPAGSSSAPPTSSSASPTSASPSASNSPSPSGTVSSEAPAAEGQCKADSLTAATDSTGGGAAGSIYEKLILTNSGTTPCTLEGFAGVSLTADANGAPIGEPATRETTTPVTKIELAPGKSAWAELRYTQAGNYGDCTKVPAAGYRIYPPNDTASLFVAEQHDACSNTGIKLLTITAFQAV, encoded by the coding sequence ATGTGGACTCAGCGCATCAAAACCGGACTTGTGACAACGACGGCGGCAGCCTCGCTGCTGCTCCTTGCTGCTTGCGGGCCAAGCCCAAGCCCCGCAGGAAGCAGCAGTGCCCCGCCCACCTCATCTTCGGCATCTCCGACGTCGGCTTCCCCCAGCGCGAGCAACTCGCCTTCACCGTCGGGAACGGTCAGCTCCGAAGCACCCGCCGCCGAAGGTCAATGCAAGGCCGATTCCCTGACTGCCGCCACTGATTCCACTGGCGGCGGCGCTGCCGGAAGCATCTACGAAAAACTGATCCTGACGAACTCCGGAACCACGCCTTGTACCCTTGAGGGTTTCGCAGGCGTTTCTTTGACGGCCGACGCCAACGGTGCCCCTATCGGCGAGCCTGCTACCCGCGAAACCACCACGCCGGTCACCAAGATTGAGCTTGCCCCGGGCAAATCGGCGTGGGCTGAACTGCGCTACACCCAGGCTGGAAACTACGGCGACTGCACCAAGGTGCCTGCTGCCGGTTACCGCATCTACCCGCCAAATGACACCGCGTCACTGTTCGTTGCCGAGCAGCACGATGCCTGCAGCAACACCGGCATCAAACTACTGACCATCACTGCCTTCCAGGCCGTCTAA
- a CDS encoding YcnI family protein, with protein sequence MKKSTLRRTLSATAAAGETAALMMAGLAGASAHVSADPNKTAANSYALLTFGIPHGCDTFGTTKVAISLPEELTDAQPTVNPNWTVEKVTETLAEPKKLDNGTTITKRTSQIVYTAKAPLDPHLRDALVLSVKLPDAAGKTLYFPTLQTCEQGQTDWSEIPKEGQDEHELKAPAPAVTITPAEAEGDHHAAGTVSTEQASSVTDDGSQARSWAGLVAGIAGLGLGGAAFFRGRSAKTAAAKVDAK encoded by the coding sequence ATGAAGAAGTCCACCCTCCGCCGTACCCTGTCCGCGACCGCTGCCGCCGGCGAAACCGCTGCCTTGATGATGGCCGGCCTGGCCGGAGCATCCGCACACGTATCGGCGGATCCGAACAAGACTGCCGCAAACTCGTACGCCCTGTTGACGTTCGGTATCCCCCACGGCTGCGACACGTTCGGCACAACAAAAGTCGCTATCTCGTTGCCCGAGGAACTGACCGATGCCCAGCCCACAGTCAACCCAAACTGGACCGTCGAGAAAGTTACGGAGACGTTGGCGGAGCCGAAGAAGCTGGACAATGGCACCACCATCACGAAGCGGACCAGCCAGATCGTGTACACAGCCAAGGCTCCGCTGGACCCGCATCTTCGTGATGCTTTGGTTCTCTCGGTCAAGCTGCCCGACGCCGCTGGCAAGACGCTCTATTTCCCCACTCTGCAGACCTGCGAGCAGGGCCAGACTGACTGGTCGGAGATCCCGAAGGAGGGACAGGACGAGCACGAGCTCAAGGCCCCGGCCCCGGCCGTAACCATCACACCGGCCGAAGCCGAAGGTGACCACCACGCAGCAGGCACGGTGTCAACGGAGCAGGCGTCATCGGTGACCGACGACGGATCACAGGCACGCAGCTGGGCGGGCCTTGTTGCCGGTATCGCTGGTTTGGGCCTGGGCGGCGCCGCGTTCTTCCGCGGCCGGTCAGCGAAGACAGCAGCGGCCAAGGTCGACGCAAAGTAA
- a CDS encoding SRPBCC family protein, with protein MTNKTSKSTDYEFVTVWRVPGTREEVVDVLGNAGTLKQWWPAVYLQVTPVNEGNPDGTGKSFDLHTKGWLPYTLRWRLTVTEPVTLHGFALKAEGDLNGTGRWTFETDGPEVVITYDWRVSAAKPLLRRLSWLLKPAFSANHHWAMARGEESLKLELRRRRPGADLSRIPEPPRPTFVRT; from the coding sequence TTGACCAATAAGACGAGCAAAAGCACCGACTACGAGTTCGTCACCGTGTGGCGTGTGCCCGGAACACGTGAGGAAGTGGTGGATGTCCTCGGCAACGCCGGTACCCTCAAGCAGTGGTGGCCTGCCGTCTATCTCCAAGTCACCCCGGTAAACGAGGGCAACCCGGATGGCACCGGTAAATCCTTCGACCTCCACACCAAGGGCTGGCTTCCTTACACCTTGCGTTGGCGGCTCACAGTTACCGAACCCGTTACCCTGCACGGCTTTGCACTCAAAGCCGAGGGAGACCTCAACGGCACTGGCCGCTGGACTTTCGAAACCGACGGCCCTGAAGTCGTCATCACCTACGACTGGCGGGTCAGCGCCGCCAAGCCACTCCTGCGCAGGCTGAGCTGGCTCCTGAAGCCTGCATTCTCGGCCAACCACCACTGGGCCATGGCGCGTGGCGAGGAAAGCCTGAAACTTGAGCTCCGCCGTCGCCGTCCTGGTGCGGACCTCAGCCGTATCCCGGAGCCACCCCGACCAACCTTTGTCCGCACCTAA
- a CDS encoding MFS transporter — translation MDTTSEFKKQEEAKPKWWVLFLTCAAVVLDGYDTVALGVSIPTIAKDWGVQPSFFTPALSLTSAGVALGYLAVGRLVARLGTRNVILSAVVVFTVGSLLTAWSTSIVELTILRFITGLGLGAVLPAAVSHATAVNPARLRQSIAVVVMTGISFGALIAGLTGSGIVGAFGWEWVFILGAIASGVLLPFLWFGLSGSQASDPLHEAPEAKHHASVARLFDASVRSRTLLLWAFSFLIFAVFYVFSSWLPTLLTSYGFSAGLAPLGSAALGIGSIVGAGVLIVGSRRFRMTSVLAGTSAVAITFLVVSAFLGPDKTLLLLVFGGVGLGLQAGMIGATALAVTLYPQATVTAGVGWAASLGRLGSVVGPIFGGVLIGFGVDTSFIVLSVCVPVIIALALVLVVGRITASRASTPTPAHQEKSSLASPRT, via the coding sequence ATGGACACGACGAGCGAATTCAAGAAACAGGAAGAGGCAAAGCCGAAATGGTGGGTTCTGTTTCTTACATGCGCGGCTGTAGTGCTCGATGGCTATGACACGGTCGCGCTGGGTGTGTCCATACCTACGATTGCCAAGGACTGGGGGGTTCAGCCCTCGTTCTTCACTCCTGCCCTCTCGCTGACCAGCGCCGGAGTGGCTCTGGGATATCTCGCTGTGGGACGCCTCGTGGCCAGGCTGGGCACCCGGAACGTCATCCTTTCTGCAGTTGTGGTCTTCACTGTTGGTTCGCTGCTGACAGCGTGGTCGACTTCGATTGTGGAACTCACGATTCTGCGGTTCATAACGGGTCTGGGATTGGGTGCCGTTCTTCCAGCCGCTGTATCGCATGCAACCGCAGTCAATCCCGCACGCTTGCGTCAATCCATTGCAGTGGTCGTGATGACGGGCATCTCCTTCGGGGCACTCATTGCGGGTCTCACCGGCAGTGGCATTGTGGGCGCATTTGGGTGGGAATGGGTGTTCATTTTGGGTGCTATCGCCTCTGGCGTTCTCCTGCCATTCCTGTGGTTCGGGTTGTCAGGCAGCCAAGCGTCAGACCCGCTCCACGAAGCGCCCGAGGCCAAGCACCATGCGTCGGTTGCCCGCCTGTTCGATGCCTCTGTTCGAAGCAGGACGCTGCTCCTGTGGGCCTTTTCCTTCCTCATATTCGCCGTGTTCTACGTGTTCTCGTCGTGGTTGCCGACCCTGCTCACCAGTTACGGCTTCAGTGCCGGGCTAGCACCCTTGGGGTCAGCAGCTCTGGGCATCGGAAGCATCGTGGGTGCTGGCGTGCTGATTGTCGGATCGCGTCGATTCCGCATGACGTCCGTGCTGGCTGGAACCTCGGCCGTCGCCATTACGTTCCTTGTTGTTTCTGCGTTTCTCGGCCCCGACAAAACTCTGCTGCTGCTGGTCTTCGGTGGAGTCGGCCTGGGACTCCAGGCCGGAATGATCGGCGCTACGGCGCTGGCGGTCACACTGTATCCGCAAGCAACCGTGACGGCCGGCGTCGGATGGGCTGCTTCGCTGGGCCGACTCGGATCCGTGGTTGGGCCGATCTTCGGCGGGGTCCTCATTGGATTCGGCGTGGATACCAGCTTCATTGTTCTTTCAGTCTGCGTGCCTGTGATCATTGCTCTTGCCTTGGTGTTGGTTGTAGGGCGTATCACCGCATCAAGAGCCTCTACTCCGACACCAGCACACCAGGAGAAATCGTCCCTGGCTTCGCCCCGTACGTAG
- a CDS encoding aminoglycoside phosphotransferase family protein — MNILMTEYLEGSLVEGTEAEYEAETYLQAGCLLRAFHGQASRTDPDYESAATSKALSWLRTPHRIERAFAEKVQAILGAYQPNPVVLVPTHGDWQPRNWLMDGTELRIIDFGRYGFRPAATDFCRLAVQQWRSHPHLEAAFFEGYGSDPRDREQWDVALLREAVATSAWAYQVGDEGFERQGHRMLSDALANF, encoded by the coding sequence ATGAACATCTTGATGACCGAATATCTGGAGGGTTCCCTCGTGGAGGGAACCGAAGCTGAATATGAGGCTGAAACCTATCTGCAAGCCGGGTGCCTGCTGCGTGCGTTTCACGGGCAAGCGTCGCGGACTGACCCGGACTACGAGTCGGCAGCCACTTCCAAAGCGTTGTCGTGGCTGAGGACGCCCCACCGCATCGAAAGAGCTTTCGCTGAGAAAGTCCAGGCCATTCTCGGCGCATATCAGCCGAACCCTGTGGTGCTCGTCCCGACTCACGGTGACTGGCAACCACGCAACTGGCTGATGGACGGCACCGAGCTTAGGATCATCGACTTTGGCCGCTACGGATTCAGGCCAGCTGCAACTGACTTCTGTCGTCTGGCTGTGCAGCAGTGGCGGTCTCATCCTCATTTGGAGGCTGCCTTTTTTGAGGGGTACGGATCAGATCCCAGAGATCGTGAGCAGTGGGATGTTGCGCTCCTGCGCGAGGCTGTGGCTACCTCTGCATGGGCATACCAAGTTGGGGACGAAGGGTTTGAGCGACAGGGCCACAGGATGCTGAGTGACGCGCTGGCCAACTTTTAG
- a CDS encoding VCBS repeat-containing protein gives MRRLVMILSAVVAMTLTQPAVAAPARADDSWHNFIQLWWDWGVVYSDLVTITDEGHVIVYEGKPGWEGQGLGPGNTVVLDADALVTPGDWDGNAQADWMFRSSDGGLYLRTGIGGADAEQVGWGWDVMTAMVSPGDWNGDGASDVLARDDAGALWMYRGDGSGGWLPGRTQVGSGWNIMASIFSGRDFNADGKPDVLAVDTGGAMWLYPGNGAGGWMSRVQVGWGWQKMDLIAAPGDFDYDGHADVIARDIAGSMWLYPGNGAGSFTWTRRLLNIPTPALFG, from the coding sequence GTGCGCCGTCTGGTCATGATCCTTTCTGCTGTAGTTGCCATGACGCTTACCCAGCCCGCGGTGGCTGCTCCTGCCCGCGCAGATGACTCCTGGCACAACTTCATTCAGCTGTGGTGGGACTGGGGTGTAGTTTATTCCGATCTGGTCACCATCACTGACGAGGGCCACGTAATCGTGTATGAGGGTAAGCCCGGTTGGGAAGGGCAGGGTCTGGGCCCCGGAAACACTGTCGTTTTGGACGCGGACGCCTTGGTTACGCCGGGGGACTGGGATGGAAACGCCCAAGCCGACTGGATGTTCCGCAGCAGCGACGGCGGCTTGTACTTACGCACCGGCATTGGCGGGGCCGACGCGGAACAAGTCGGTTGGGGCTGGGACGTGATGACAGCAATGGTTTCACCTGGAGATTGGAACGGTGACGGCGCCTCCGACGTTCTGGCCCGCGACGACGCGGGTGCGCTCTGGATGTATAGGGGCGACGGCTCTGGTGGATGGCTGCCCGGGCGCACCCAAGTCGGGTCGGGGTGGAACATCATGGCTTCCATCTTCAGTGGACGTGACTTCAATGCGGACGGGAAGCCGGACGTTCTCGCTGTGGATACGGGTGGTGCGATGTGGCTGTATCCGGGAAACGGGGCTGGCGGGTGGATGAGCCGCGTACAGGTTGGGTGGGGCTGGCAGAAGATGGATCTGATTGCCGCCCCCGGGGATTTTGACTATGACGGACATGCCGACGTCATCGCCCGCGATATCGCGGGTTCCATGTGGCTCTATCCTGGCAACGGGGCAGGCAGCTTTACGTGGACACGGCGGCTCCTGAACATCCCAACACCGGCACTCTTCGGCTGA
- a CDS encoding zinc-binding alcohol dehydrogenase: MTISREQEHEAQAYWVTESGHGELRPEAIPTPGPKEALVRTLYSGVSRGTERVVHEGRVPERVADLMHAPHQEGDFPGPVKYGYLSVGVVEQGPDNWTGKTVFSLHPHQDFYVVPTSQLTAIPEGVPARRAVLTGIVEVAINALWEAGPRLGDRVAVVGGGLVGGVLATILRKYPLGRLQLVDADADKRNLAEKLNIDFALPDEAENDCDIVFHCSASNEGLKLSLQLAGDDSDVIELSWFADKEVTLPLGEDFHARRLTIRSSQVGAVALPRRHRRTNAQRLQLAAATLKDPLFDAFLSSECQFQNLPITLVKLFEQPGGFCHVVAYPKPEE; encoded by the coding sequence ATGACTATCTCGCGCGAACAAGAACACGAGGCCCAGGCATACTGGGTCACTGAGTCGGGACACGGTGAGTTGCGCCCGGAAGCCATACCAACTCCGGGTCCCAAAGAAGCCCTCGTCAGGACCCTGTACTCGGGCGTCAGCCGCGGCACGGAGCGCGTGGTGCATGAAGGGCGCGTTCCGGAGCGCGTTGCTGATCTGATGCACGCCCCTCATCAGGAGGGCGACTTCCCAGGGCCGGTCAAGTACGGCTACCTGTCCGTCGGCGTCGTAGAACAAGGCCCGGACAACTGGACCGGCAAAACCGTCTTCAGCCTGCACCCGCACCAGGATTTCTACGTGGTCCCCACGAGCCAGCTCACAGCCATCCCGGAAGGGGTGCCTGCCCGCCGTGCCGTGCTTACGGGCATCGTGGAAGTGGCCATCAATGCCCTTTGGGAAGCCGGGCCGAGGCTGGGAGACCGTGTCGCCGTCGTCGGGGGTGGCCTGGTGGGCGGTGTCCTGGCGACCATCCTCCGGAAGTATCCGCTGGGCCGCCTGCAACTCGTGGATGCAGATGCGGACAAGAGAAATCTCGCCGAAAAACTCAACATTGACTTCGCGCTCCCGGACGAGGCAGAGAACGATTGCGACATCGTTTTCCACTGTTCCGCATCCAACGAGGGTCTCAAACTGAGCCTTCAACTTGCCGGCGATGATTCCGACGTGATCGAGCTGTCGTGGTTCGCTGACAAGGAAGTCACCCTGCCGTTGGGCGAGGATTTTCACGCGCGCAGGCTCACCATCCGCTCCAGCCAGGTTGGGGCCGTGGCTCTGCCCAGGAGGCACAGGAGAACCAACGCCCAGCGCCTCCAACTCGCGGCGGCAACCCTGAAAGATCCGCTGTTCGATGCATTCCTCAGCAGCGAGTGTCAATTTCAGAATCTGCCTATCACCCTCGTTAAGTTGTTTGAACAGCCCGGCGGCTTTTGCCACGTGGTCGCCTATCCAAAGCCGGAGGAATAA
- a CDS encoding 6-carboxytetrahydropterin synthase — MFSLTVRRHFMIAHSLPREAFGPAQGLHGATFVAEVTFRRPDLNEDAIVLDIGAAGGILEEILDDLNYKNLDEHPAFKGKLTTTEALAKHIADAVAARITDTPDGPALNGIDVLLRENPDAWAGYSLELPAK; from the coding sequence ATGTTCAGCCTGACCGTCCGACGCCACTTCATGATTGCCCACAGCCTTCCCCGCGAAGCGTTCGGCCCAGCGCAGGGCCTCCACGGTGCTACGTTCGTCGCCGAGGTGACCTTCCGCCGCCCCGATCTCAACGAGGACGCGATCGTCCTGGATATCGGTGCTGCAGGCGGCATTCTCGAGGAAATTCTTGACGACCTGAACTACAAGAACCTCGACGAACACCCCGCGTTCAAGGGCAAGTTGACCACCACGGAGGCGTTGGCCAAGCACATCGCCGACGCAGTTGCCGCACGCATCACGGACACCCCGGATGGACCAGCCCTCAACGGCATCGACGTCCTCCTTCGCGAGAATCCGGATGCGTGGGCAGGATATTCACTGGAGCTCCCGGCCAAGTAA
- a CDS encoding glycosyltransferase family 4 protein yields MGRIFTGAPGQVMHIRFLVPGNVRHGSGGNKYNAKLAEQLTALGVGIETVIVDGDWPVGSAADRQRFAGMLDGGTTVIADGLVASGAPDEVAGAVSAGTKVWILSHMALADHPDHEARAMTAATGVICPSAHAAAALEKRHGLKNVVVAHPGVEAAETAKGSKPPHIIALAALLPNKSQTELVEALATLMDLPWTAALIGTDQPDPAYAAEVRTAVERYKLQNRIMMTGELTGKPLEDQWSTADLSILISKSEAFGLVVTESLAHGVPVVVRQGTGAVEALGNTGAGMVLDLTQPNNLASTLRRWLTDQELQQRWRTAALQARSDLPGWDTTAATVLKALGSGEGAE; encoded by the coding sequence GTGGGCAGGATATTCACTGGAGCTCCCGGCCAAGTAATGCACATCCGCTTCCTGGTGCCGGGAAACGTCCGGCACGGCTCCGGCGGGAACAAGTACAACGCCAAGCTCGCCGAGCAACTGACAGCCCTGGGCGTCGGGATAGAGACAGTCATCGTCGACGGCGATTGGCCGGTTGGGAGCGCGGCGGACCGGCAGCGGTTTGCCGGAATGCTCGACGGCGGCACCACAGTGATTGCCGATGGCTTGGTCGCCAGTGGGGCGCCGGATGAAGTGGCGGGCGCGGTGAGCGCCGGAACCAAGGTGTGGATCCTGTCCCACATGGCGCTCGCAGACCACCCGGACCATGAAGCCAGGGCCATGACCGCGGCCACGGGAGTGATCTGCCCGAGCGCCCATGCTGCTGCCGCACTGGAAAAAAGGCATGGCCTCAAAAACGTGGTGGTTGCCCATCCCGGAGTTGAAGCGGCTGAAACAGCAAAGGGTTCGAAACCCCCTCACATCATCGCCCTCGCCGCGTTGCTGCCCAACAAGAGCCAAACAGAACTGGTGGAAGCACTCGCCACGCTAATGGACCTCCCATGGACGGCCGCCCTGATCGGCACAGACCAGCCGGACCCGGCGTACGCGGCAGAGGTCAGGACCGCCGTCGAACGTTACAAACTCCAAAACCGCATCATGATGACTGGGGAGTTAACCGGCAAACCGTTGGAGGACCAATGGAGCACAGCCGATCTCAGCATCCTCATCTCGAAGTCCGAGGCGTTCGGGCTGGTAGTGACGGAGTCCCTGGCCCATGGCGTTCCGGTTGTTGTCCGGCAGGGGACTGGTGCCGTGGAAGCTCTCGGGAACACGGGAGCGGGGATGGTGCTTGACCTCACACAGCCCAACAACCTTGCCAGCACCCTCCGGAGATGGCTCACCGACCAAGAGCTCCAACAGCGCTGGCGCACGGCAGCACTCCAGGCGCGGTCCGACCTTCCCGGGTGGGACACCACAGCAGCAACCGTTCTGAAAGCCCTCGGCAGCGGCGAGGGTGCAGAATAG
- a CDS encoding crosslink repair DNA glycosylase YcaQ family protein, with protein MTPKVQTIPAATTLTPERLRAWAWHKQGLDGSLAGKTSEEVLDHAGWARSVGGANPYLTLFARAGISREQVDRAVKELRIHELPTARACTYVLGQADFAWGLQVGRDAAIAPFKVLARMGVERGEITLLEDEIEHALKESSDPLDPRQLKDQLGDSVRSLGEEGKKKGAATTLPTALGLLQADGRIRRVPINGRLDQQRYAYTSWGLPPSKLDDDAARRLLLERYLRWTGGATLKQSQWFTAFTVAQTKAALAGVGAVEVPTASGDVLWMLPDDVERLADFQEPGDEQIQLLAGTDSLVLHRRNSADMFAEEDKGKKVLDTTLALQADLPDHPVLDRGRIIGLWQYDPGKERIAAWTFAKPTAVVSKRIAEIEAWIREELGDFRSFSLDSPASRQLRIDALNEAAGL; from the coding sequence ATGACGCCCAAGGTCCAGACCATACCTGCCGCAACAACCCTCACCCCGGAGCGTCTCCGGGCCTGGGCCTGGCACAAACAAGGACTCGACGGGTCACTCGCAGGAAAGACATCCGAGGAAGTCCTGGACCACGCCGGCTGGGCACGCTCCGTGGGCGGCGCCAATCCGTACCTGACACTGTTTGCGCGGGCCGGAATCAGCCGCGAACAGGTGGACCGCGCCGTCAAAGAACTGCGGATCCACGAACTGCCCACTGCCCGCGCCTGCACTTACGTCCTGGGCCAGGCCGACTTTGCCTGGGGCCTGCAGGTAGGCCGGGACGCCGCCATCGCCCCGTTCAAAGTGCTGGCCAGGATGGGTGTCGAACGCGGCGAGATCACGTTGTTGGAAGACGAGATTGAGCATGCCCTCAAAGAATCCAGTGATCCCCTGGATCCCAGACAGCTGAAGGACCAACTGGGCGATTCCGTCCGGAGCCTCGGGGAGGAAGGCAAGAAGAAGGGCGCCGCCACCACGCTGCCCACGGCCCTGGGCCTGCTCCAAGCCGACGGCCGCATTCGCCGGGTCCCCATCAACGGCCGCCTCGACCAGCAGCGCTACGCCTACACGAGCTGGGGCCTGCCGCCCAGCAAACTCGACGACGACGCCGCCCGCCGCCTCCTGCTCGAACGGTACTTGCGCTGGACTGGCGGAGCGACCCTCAAACAGAGCCAGTGGTTCACCGCGTTCACCGTAGCCCAGACCAAAGCTGCGCTCGCCGGCGTCGGGGCAGTAGAAGTGCCCACGGCAAGCGGTGACGTGCTGTGGATGCTGCCGGACGACGTCGAACGCTTGGCCGACTTCCAAGAGCCCGGAGACGAACAGATCCAGTTGCTTGCAGGCACGGATTCACTGGTCCTCCACAGGCGGAATTCGGCTGACATGTTCGCTGAGGAAGACAAAGGAAAGAAGGTCCTGGACACCACCCTTGCGCTTCAGGCCGACCTCCCGGATCACCCGGTTCTGGACCGGGGAAGGATCATCGGCCTGTGGCAGTACGATCCCGGCAAGGAACGCATCGCGGCCTGGACCTTCGCCAAGCCCACTGCCGTAGTCAGTAAGCGGATCGCCGAAATTGAAGCATGGATCCGCGAGGAACTTGGCGACTTCAGATCGTTCAGCCTGGACTCACCAGCGTCCCGCCAGTTGCGGATCGACGCACTCAACGAGGCCGCTGGCCTGTAA
- a CDS encoding VOC family protein: protein MTIAFNHTIVYAKDKQASAAFLARILGLPTPQPMWSFVTVSLENGVTLDFLEAPGTIAPQHYAFLVSEQEFDSIFLRITAEHIPYWADPARSRAQQINHNDGGRGIYFCDPDGHFLEAITRPYGSG, encoded by the coding sequence ATGACAATCGCTTTCAACCACACCATCGTCTACGCCAAGGACAAGCAGGCGTCCGCTGCGTTTCTGGCCCGCATCCTTGGGCTTCCCACCCCACAGCCTATGTGGTCCTTTGTCACTGTTTCCCTGGAGAACGGCGTCACACTGGACTTCCTCGAAGCCCCGGGAACCATCGCGCCGCAGCACTATGCCTTCCTGGTCAGCGAGCAGGAGTTCGATTCGATCTTTCTGCGGATCACCGCCGAACACATTCCCTATTGGGCAGACCCTGCACGGTCCCGTGCGCAACAGATCAACCACAACGACGGCGGCCGCGGGATCTACTTCTGCGACCCGGACGGGCACTTCCTCGAAGCAATCACCCGGCCGTATGGTTCGGGCTGA
- a CDS encoding nucleoside deaminase, producing MSANEPYHAEHMAWMGLALDEARLALETDDVPIGAVVLGPDGGVLGSGRNEREAHGDPTAHAEIVAIREAAAALQRHALELGEGGDGWRLEDCTLVVTLEPCAMCAGAIVLARIPRVVFGAWDEKAGAAGSVFDILRERRLNHWVEVYAGVREEECATLLRDFFATHRVPAAEHRSPA from the coding sequence ATGAGCGCCAACGAGCCGTATCACGCAGAACACATGGCTTGGATGGGCCTTGCCTTGGACGAAGCCCGGCTGGCGCTGGAGACGGACGACGTGCCGATCGGCGCGGTTGTCTTAGGACCCGACGGCGGTGTGCTGGGTTCCGGACGCAACGAACGGGAAGCGCACGGGGACCCAACCGCCCACGCAGAGATCGTCGCCATCCGTGAAGCCGCGGCTGCCCTGCAACGCCACGCCCTCGAATTGGGCGAAGGGGGCGATGGATGGCGCCTGGAGGACTGCACCTTGGTGGTAACCCTCGAACCGTGTGCAATGTGCGCCGGGGCAATTGTCCTGGCACGGATTCCCCGCGTCGTGTTTGGCGCGTGGGATGAGAAAGCCGGGGCCGCAGGTTCCGTGTTCGATATCCTCCGCGAGCGCCGGCTCAACCATTGGGTGGAGGTCTACGCAGGCGTGCGTGAGGAAGAATGCGCCACGCTCCTTCGGGACTTCTTCGCTACGCACCGCGTACCGGCGGCGGAGCACCGATCGCCCGCTTGA
- the upp gene encoding uracil phosphoribosyltransferase has product MRTLVVDHPLVAHKLTVLRDKNTPSPVFRQLTEELVTLLAYEATREVKTQPVEIETPVTKTIGTAFTKPTPLVVPILRAGLGMLEGMTKLVPTAEVGFLGMARDEETLDIITYAERLPENLTGRQIFVLDPMLATGGTLREAIKFLFKRGASDVTCICLLAAPEGLAKLEEELKDANVKVVLASIDEKLNDKSYIVPGLGDAGDRLYGVAG; this is encoded by the coding sequence ATGCGCACACTCGTCGTGGACCACCCGCTGGTCGCTCACAAGCTCACCGTTCTGCGGGATAAGAACACCCCTTCCCCGGTCTTCCGGCAGCTCACTGAAGAACTCGTCACCCTTCTGGCCTATGAGGCCACCCGGGAGGTCAAGACACAGCCAGTCGAAATCGAGACCCCTGTCACGAAGACCATTGGCACGGCGTTCACCAAGCCGACTCCACTGGTGGTTCCCATCCTGCGCGCAGGCCTGGGCATGCTGGAAGGCATGACCAAGCTGGTTCCCACCGCCGAGGTCGGCTTCCTGGGTATGGCCCGCGACGAAGAAACGCTGGACATCATCACCTACGCTGAGCGCCTCCCCGAGAACCTCACCGGACGTCAGATCTTTGTGCTGGACCCCATGCTTGCCACCGGTGGCACCCTGCGCGAGGCCATTAAGTTCCTTTTCAAGCGCGGCGCCTCGGACGTCACTTGCATCTGCCTGTTGGCAGCCCCTGAGGGCTTGGCCAAGCTGGAAGAGGAACTCAAGGATGCCAACGTGAAGGTAGTCCTCGCTTCGATCGACGAGAAGCTCAACGATAAGTCGTACATCGTTCCGGGCTTGGGCGACGCCGGCGACCGCCTCTACGGCGTGGCTGGCTGA
- a CDS encoding VOC family protein, whose translation MDWKLELVFVPVSDVDRAKDFYVNKVGFNADFDERPMDGIRFVQLTPPGSACSIAIGEGLSDAPPGTAPSLQMVVSDINKAHEHLKANGVEVSDIDVQDWGHFVHFADPDGNKWAVQYIPHRPNG comes from the coding sequence ATGGACTGGAAACTTGAACTGGTGTTTGTCCCTGTGTCCGACGTGGATCGCGCGAAGGACTTCTACGTCAACAAAGTTGGTTTCAACGCCGATTTCGATGAGCGTCCCATGGACGGCATCCGCTTTGTGCAGTTGACTCCGCCGGGTTCGGCTTGTTCCATCGCCATCGGCGAAGGGCTCAGCGATGCCCCTCCGGGAACAGCGCCATCCCTGCAAATGGTGGTGAGCGATATCAACAAAGCGCACGAGCACCTCAAGGCCAATGGCGTCGAAGTCAGCGATATCGATGTCCAGGACTGGGGACACTTCGTCCACTTTGCGGACCCGGACGGCAATAAGTGGGCTGTGCAGTACATTCCGCACCGGCCCAACGGCTAG